A region of Prochlorococcus marinus subsp. pastoris str. CCMP1986 DNA encodes the following proteins:
- a CDS encoding aspartoacylase, which produces MTLKKILIVSGTHGNEINPVWAINQFNKQFKTIDKNIEYKFVIGNPLAYERGCRYIDNDLNRSFTSIQDNSIYETNRANFLVEKFGFNGSEPCDVAIDLHTTTANMGTSIVMYGRRMKDFCLAALLQHKFGLPIYLHEKDLKQTGFLVEAWPCGLVLEIGSVAQNFYDPKIINRFLIIISSLRDEINKLKNNQIRLPKDLFVHVHQGSIDYPRDKNGNINALIHPERINQDWKPIKKDAPLFMDMEGKTKTYADEDTIWPVFIGEVAYKEKNIAMSFTKKEVVSVSDQMYEEFFS; this is translated from the coding sequence ATGACCTTGAAAAAAATACTAATTGTTTCTGGTACTCATGGAAATGAAATTAATCCAGTATGGGCAATCAATCAATTTAATAAGCAGTTTAAAACTATTGATAAAAATATTGAATATAAATTCGTCATAGGAAACCCTCTTGCTTATGAAAGAGGTTGTAGATATATAGATAATGACTTAAATAGATCTTTTACTTCAATTCAAGATAATAGTATTTATGAAACTAATAGGGCAAATTTTTTAGTTGAAAAGTTTGGATTCAATGGTTCAGAGCCTTGTGATGTTGCTATTGACTTACACACTACAACGGCAAATATGGGAACAAGTATTGTTATGTATGGAAGAAGAATGAAAGATTTTTGTTTAGCAGCTTTACTTCAGCATAAATTTGGTTTACCAATTTATTTGCATGAAAAAGATCTTAAACAAACTGGATTTCTTGTAGAAGCATGGCCATGTGGATTAGTCCTTGAAATAGGATCTGTTGCTCAAAATTTTTATGACCCAAAAATTATAAATAGATTTCTAATAATTATTAGTTCTTTGAGAGATGAAATAAACAAGTTAAAAAATAATCAAATAAGACTTCCGAAAGACTTATTTGTCCATGTTCATCAAGGAAGTATTGATTATCCCAGAGATAAAAATGGAAATATTAATGCTTTAATTCATCCTGAGAGAATCAATCAAGATTGGAAGCCAATAAAAAAGGACGCTCCATTGTTTATGGATATGGAGGGTAAAACTAAAACTTACGCAGATGAAGATACTATTTGGCCTGTCTTTATTGGTGAGGTCGCCTACAAAGAAAAGAATATTGCAATGAGTTTTACAAAAAAAGAAGTAGTAAGTGTATCAGATCAAATGTATGAGGAATTTTTTAGTTAG
- the obgE gene encoding GTPase ObgE encodes MQFIDQANIILKAGKGGNGIVSFRREKFVPAGGPSGGNGGKGGSIIIIADNNLQTLLDFKFNREIFAKDGFKGGPNKRSGASGENTILKVPCGTEIRDFNTGIILGDLTEDKQSLTIAHGGRGGHGNAYYLSNQNRAPESFTEGKEGEIWEVQLELKLLAEVGIIGLPNAGKSTLISVLSSARPKIANYPFTTLIPNLGVVRKADGNGCLFADIPGLISGAAEGVGLGHDFLRHIQRTKILIHLIDSIAENPIRDFEIIEKELKRYGSGLLNKERIVVLNKMELVDENYLQTITKKLENLSKKKVLVISSSLRKGLSPLLSEVWKRI; translated from the coding sequence GTGCAATTTATTGATCAAGCAAACATTATTCTCAAAGCTGGTAAAGGCGGCAATGGAATAGTTTCATTTAGAAGAGAAAAATTTGTTCCGGCCGGTGGCCCTTCAGGAGGTAATGGAGGTAAGGGTGGTTCAATAATCATTATCGCTGATAATAATCTTCAAACACTTTTAGATTTTAAATTTAATAGAGAAATATTTGCTAAAGATGGTTTCAAGGGAGGTCCAAACAAAAGATCTGGAGCTTCAGGAGAGAATACAATCCTAAAAGTTCCTTGTGGAACAGAAATTAGAGATTTTAATACTGGTATTATCCTGGGTGATTTAACTGAGGATAAGCAAAGTTTAACTATTGCTCATGGAGGGAGAGGCGGACATGGAAATGCTTATTATTTAAGTAATCAAAATAGAGCTCCGGAATCTTTCACTGAGGGAAAAGAAGGAGAGATATGGGAGGTGCAATTAGAATTAAAACTTCTTGCTGAAGTGGGTATTATAGGTCTTCCTAATGCTGGGAAGAGTACTTTAATTTCTGTTTTATCATCAGCAAGACCAAAAATCGCAAACTACCCTTTTACAACTTTGATCCCTAATTTAGGTGTAGTAAGAAAAGCTGATGGGAATGGGTGCCTTTTTGCGGATATTCCTGGTTTAATATCTGGAGCTGCTGAAGGAGTAGGATTGGGACATGATTTTTTAAGACATATTCAAAGAACTAAAATACTTATTCATTTGATTGATTCAATTGCTGAAAATCCTATTCGTGATTTCGAGATAATTGAGAAAGAATTAAAACGATATGGAAGTGGTCTTTTAAATAAAGAAAGAATAGTTGTACTTAATAAGATGGAACTTGTAGATGAAAATTATTTGCAAACAATTACAAAAAAGTTAGAAAATTTATCTAAGAAAAAAGTTTTAGTTATTTCTTCATCTTTACGAAAAGGTTTATCTCCACTACTTTCTGAGGTTTGGAAGAGAATTTAA
- the psbA gene encoding photosystem II q(b) protein, translated as MTTIQQQRTSLLKGWPQFCEWVTSTNNRIYVGWFGVLMIPCLLAAAACFIVAFIAAPPVDIDGIREPVAGSFLYGNNIISGAVVPSSNAIGLHFYPIWEAATVDEWLYNGGPYQLVIFHFLIGISAYMGRQWELSYRLGMRPWICVAYSAPVSAAFAVFLVYPFGQGSFSDGMPLGISGTFNFMFVFQAEHNILMHPFHMAGVAGMFGGSLFSAMHGSLVTSSLIRETTETESQNYGYKFGQEEETYNIVAAHGYFGRLIFQYASFNNSRSLHFFLAVFPVVCVWLTSMGICTMAFNLNGFNFNQSVVDANGKIVPTWGDVLNRANLGMEVMHERNAHNFPLDLAAAESTTVALTAPAIG; from the coding sequence ATGACAACTATTCAGCAGCAGCGTACTTCGCTGTTAAAAGGCTGGCCACAGTTTTGTGAGTGGGTAACATCAACTAACAATAGAATTTATGTTGGTTGGTTCGGCGTCTTAATGATTCCATGCCTACTTGCAGCAGCGGCTTGTTTCATCGTTGCTTTCATCGCAGCACCTCCAGTAGACATTGACGGAATTAGAGAACCAGTTGCTGGTTCATTCCTATACGGAAACAACATCATCTCAGGTGCAGTTGTTCCTTCTTCAAATGCTATTGGTCTACACTTCTACCCAATTTGGGAAGCAGCTACTGTAGATGAGTGGTTATACAACGGTGGTCCTTACCAGCTAGTAATATTCCACTTCCTTATTGGTATCTCAGCATACATGGGACGTCAGTGGGAGCTTTCATACCGTTTAGGTATGCGTCCTTGGATCTGTGTTGCATACTCTGCACCAGTTTCAGCAGCTTTCGCAGTATTCCTTGTATATCCATTCGGTCAAGGTTCATTCTCTGACGGAATGCCTTTAGGTATCTCTGGAACATTCAACTTCATGTTTGTTTTCCAGGCAGAGCACAACATTCTTATGCACCCATTCCACATGGCTGGTGTTGCAGGTATGTTCGGAGGATCTTTATTCTCAGCAATGCATGGTTCACTTGTTACTTCATCTCTAATCAGAGAAACAACTGAGACAGAATCTCAGAACTATGGTTACAAGTTCGGACAAGAAGAAGAAACATATAACATCGTTGCAGCTCATGGCTACTTCGGTCGTTTGATCTTCCAATATGCTTCATTCAACAACAGCAGAAGTCTTCACTTCTTCCTAGCTGTATTCCCAGTTGTATGTGTTTGGTTAACTTCAATGGGAATCTGCACAATGGCATTCAACCTTAACGGTTTCAACTTCAACCAGTCAGTTGTAGATGCAAACGGTAAGATTGTTCCTACATGGGGTGACGTTCTTAACAGAGCTAACCTAGGTATGGAAGTAATGCACGAGCGTAACGCTCACAACTTCCCACTTGATCTAGCAGCAGCTGAGTCTACAACAGTAGCTCTTACAGCTCCAGCTATCGGTTAA
- a CDS encoding Calvin cycle protein CP12 translates to MKKKSIDEHIQKDQSEIASAKEEGNLPKVRHLTEELKDLEGYKDHHPEDKHDPNALELFCDANPDEPECLVYDD, encoded by the coding sequence CTGAAAAAGAAATCCATTGACGAACACATTCAAAAAGATCAATCGGAAATCGCCTCTGCAAAAGAAGAGGGAAATCTTCCAAAGGTCAGACATTTAACTGAAGAATTAAAAGATCTCGAAGGATATAAGGATCATCATCCTGAAGATAAGCATGATCCGAATGCATTAGAGTTATTCTGCGATGCAAATCCAGACGAACCTGAATGTTTAGTTTATGACGATTAA
- a CDS encoding VOC family protein — translation MLLKSSKGVQRIGHIALRVENLDRAKSFYLNLGMQLIWDDKDWCYLEAGKGKDGLALLGTSYKAAGPHFAFHFEDKKEVENIYSDLKKSGVKVAPIHEHRDGTASFYMQDTEGNWLEMLYVPAGGIKSNI, via the coding sequence TTGCTTTTAAAAAGTTCAAAAGGTGTCCAAAGAATCGGACATATTGCACTTAGAGTAGAAAATCTAGATAGAGCTAAGTCTTTTTATTTGAATTTAGGTATGCAATTAATTTGGGATGATAAAGATTGGTGCTATCTGGAGGCTGGTAAAGGGAAAGATGGACTTGCTTTATTGGGGACTAGTTATAAAGCAGCTGGTCCACATTTTGCTTTTCATTTCGAAGATAAAAAGGAAGTGGAAAATATTTATTCAGATTTAAAAAAATCTGGAGTGAAAGTTGCACCTATTCATGAACATCGAGATGGAACGGCTTCTTTTTATATGCAAGATACAGAAGGTAACTGGCTTGAAATGCTTTATGTTCCTGCCGGTGGGATTAAATCAAATATTTGA
- a CDS encoding glutathione S-transferase family protein, translating to MNGFAPSDLQGNYRRPRGILINKNYEFKVKNENSYLLVGNSCPWCHRTLLIYKLKNLSKKVKVIFLEADINSGQWIFKKKFEECETLHQFYKKAQKHNLFRATLPLLFNFQNDQINILSNESSEIVKFLNSIKVDSSQKTLQIRKCDQDLLEIIHSDINNGVYKCGFARNQISYEKASKNLFEALTIIEKKFDKNVGNWICGEDLTYADIYLFPTIIRWELIYRQLFKCTEKEISDFRNIIKWRLRFFKLTKVSETCFDSEWKKDYYKALFPLNPNQIIPVLPSLKEIMQSLPK from the coding sequence ATGAATGGTTTCGCACCTTCAGATTTACAAGGAAATTATAGAAGGCCGAGAGGGATACTAATAAATAAAAATTATGAATTTAAAGTCAAGAATGAAAATTCTTACTTATTAGTAGGGAATTCTTGTCCGTGGTGTCATAGAACTTTACTCATTTACAAGCTGAAAAACTTATCAAAGAAAGTCAAAGTTATTTTTTTAGAAGCAGATATTAATAGTGGTCAATGGATTTTTAAAAAAAAGTTTGAGGAATGCGAGACTCTTCATCAATTTTATAAAAAAGCCCAAAAGCATAATCTTTTTAGGGCGACATTACCATTACTATTTAATTTTCAAAATGATCAGATTAATATCTTATCTAATGAAAGTTCTGAAATAGTAAAGTTTCTGAACTCAATAAAAGTAGACTCCTCTCAAAAAACACTTCAAATAAGAAAATGCGATCAAGATTTACTAGAAATAATTCATTCTGACATTAACAATGGTGTTTATAAATGCGGATTTGCCAGAAATCAGATCTCTTATGAAAAAGCAAGTAAGAACCTTTTTGAGGCTTTAACTATAATAGAAAAAAAATTTGATAAGAATGTAGGTAATTGGATTTGTGGAGAAGATTTAACTTATGCAGATATCTATTTATTTCCAACAATTATTCGTTGGGAATTAATATATAGGCAACTTTTTAAATGTACTGAAAAAGAAATTTCAGATTTTAGAAATATTATTAAATGGAGATTAAGGTTTTTTAAATTAACTAAGGTTTCTGAAACATGTTTTGACTCTGAATGGAAAAAAGATTATTACAAAGCATTATTCCCTTTAAATCCTAATCAAATCATCCCAGTTCTTCCTTCTTTAAAGGAAATAATGCAATCACTTCCAAAGTAG
- a CDS encoding endonuclease MutS2, with the protein MIEKSHYKNSSAHRSLSEESISLLEWDNLKIQLSSFASTKMGENAILESEIPTEYEISRRLLQETIEINELEKTLDKSISFSGVFDISKNIEICSKGGVINSSELLEIAETISAAKDLKKILLDFEARPFISSFLNRLIDHNQIEKILKNGIESNGRISDRASQKLANLRQDLLSKKSERRILVDKFIQKNINYIQDTIIGDRYGRPVVAIKVQFGEKFKGIIHDSSASGNTIYLEPESIVFKGNKIASMEARVAGEEFKLLKEWSQIVSDNDKSLIEMSDILLRTEHALIRSRYSNWIGGNAPIVENNPIVNLIGFSHPLLIWENKKKEAPKPVSIDFHINRNTKVVAITGPNTGGKTVALKGLGIALLMARSGLFIPSIKNPIIPFCPNIFVDIGDDQSLEGNLSTFSGHILRIRNILESLNNKKGLSVVLLDEIGSGTDPSEGTALAIALLKEFATLSDITLATTHYGDIKALKYSDDRFENVSVAFDEESFKPRYTLNWGIPGRSNALSISRRIGIDEKILNEAANYLKPKEVENINSIIKGLEDERIKQQNSAEEAAELIARTEILHDEIKSNYEFQKNNAEKIQESEKQKLSKYIRAAKKEVINLIKKLKDQNANGEDSRLIGIRLKEIEKEHLTQTNINKEISWSPKIGDFIKIKSLNSTGQIIDIDRKARSFEVKCGSFRSTLLINEFEGLNGEKPNFKNSKIQINSVREDFSFSKIRTNKNTIDVRGMRVHEAEIIIEEKIRKFHGPLWIVHGIGTGKLKKGLLIWLSSLHYVDKVEDAATNEGGSGCSIAWIK; encoded by the coding sequence ATGATAGAGAAAAGTCATTATAAAAATTCATCCGCTCATAGATCACTTTCAGAAGAATCTATAAGTCTTTTAGAATGGGATAATTTAAAAATTCAGCTCTCCTCTTTTGCTTCTACAAAAATGGGAGAAAATGCAATATTAGAGTCTGAGATTCCTACTGAATATGAAATTTCCAGAAGATTATTGCAAGAAACTATCGAAATAAATGAGTTAGAAAAGACCTTAGATAAATCTATTAGTTTTTCAGGTGTATTTGATATAAGTAAAAATATTGAGATTTGTTCAAAAGGAGGGGTTATTAATTCTTCTGAATTATTAGAAATAGCAGAAACAATATCTGCGGCAAAAGATTTAAAAAAAATACTCTTAGATTTTGAGGCAAGACCTTTTATTTCTTCTTTTTTAAATCGTTTAATTGATCATAATCAAATTGAAAAAATTCTAAAAAATGGTATTGAATCAAATGGTAGAATTTCCGATCGAGCTAGTCAGAAATTAGCTAATCTTAGACAAGATTTATTATCTAAGAAATCAGAAAGAAGGATATTAGTAGATAAATTTATTCAAAAAAATATTAATTATATTCAAGATACTATTATTGGTGATAGATATGGGAGACCTGTTGTAGCTATAAAAGTACAATTTGGTGAGAAATTCAAAGGTATAATTCATGATTCTTCTGCATCAGGAAATACCATATATTTGGAGCCAGAATCTATTGTATTTAAGGGTAATAAAATTGCTTCAATGGAAGCCAGAGTAGCAGGAGAAGAATTTAAATTATTAAAAGAATGGTCACAAATTGTTAGTGATAATGATAAAAGCCTTATTGAAATGTCAGATATTCTATTGAGAACTGAGCATGCTCTTATACGTTCAAGATATTCAAATTGGATTGGAGGTAATGCTCCAATTGTTGAGAATAATCCAATAGTTAATTTAATAGGTTTTTCGCATCCTCTTTTGATTTGGGAAAATAAAAAAAAAGAAGCTCCCAAACCAGTATCTATAGATTTTCATATAAATAGAAATACTAAGGTAGTAGCCATAACGGGTCCTAATACTGGAGGCAAAACTGTTGCTTTAAAAGGTCTTGGAATAGCATTATTAATGGCTAGATCGGGATTATTTATTCCATCAATAAAAAATCCAATTATCCCTTTTTGTCCAAATATATTTGTGGATATTGGTGATGATCAATCCTTGGAGGGAAATCTATCTACTTTCAGTGGGCATATTTTGCGTATTAGAAATATTCTGGAATCTCTTAATAATAAAAAGGGGCTATCAGTTGTTTTATTAGATGAAATAGGATCTGGGACTGATCCCTCTGAAGGTACCGCTCTTGCAATCGCATTACTAAAAGAATTCGCAACCCTATCTGATATAACTCTAGCCACAACTCATTATGGTGATATAAAAGCTTTAAAATATAGTGACGATAGATTCGAAAATGTTTCAGTTGCTTTTGACGAAGAATCTTTCAAGCCAAGGTATACTTTGAACTGGGGAATACCTGGAAGAAGTAATGCCTTATCAATTTCAAGGAGAATTGGGATTGATGAAAAAATACTCAATGAAGCTGCTAATTATTTAAAACCGAAAGAAGTTGAAAATATAAATAGTATTATTAAAGGGCTAGAAGATGAGAGGATAAAGCAACAAAATTCGGCAGAAGAGGCTGCTGAACTTATAGCTAGAACAGAAATATTGCATGATGAAATAAAGAGTAATTATGAATTTCAAAAAAATAATGCTGAAAAAATACAGGAAAGTGAAAAACAAAAATTATCAAAATACATAAGAGCAGCTAAAAAAGAGGTTATTAATTTGATTAAGAAATTAAAAGACCAAAATGCAAATGGAGAAGATTCTAGATTAATTGGAATTAGGCTTAAAGAGATTGAGAAGGAACATTTAACTCAAACAAATATCAATAAAGAAATTTCTTGGAGCCCTAAAATAGGAGATTTTATAAAAATTAAAAGTTTAAATAGTACTGGTCAAATAATTGATATAGATCGAAAAGCAAGATCTTTCGAGGTTAAATGTGGATCATTTAGAAGTACATTATTAATTAACGAATTTGAAGGTCTTAATGGGGAAAAACCCAATTTCAAAAATTCTAAAATTCAAATAAATTCTGTAAGAGAAGATTTTTCTTTTTCTAAAATTAGAACAAATAAAAATACCATAGACGTTAGGGGTATGAGAGTCCATGAAGCAGAAATAATAATTGAGGAAAAAATTAGAAAGTTTCATGGACCACTTTGGATAGTTCATGGAATTGGAACTGGAAAATTAAAAAAAGGATTACTTATCTGGCTATCTAGTTTGCATTATGTCGATAAAGTTGAAGATGCAGCAACTAATGAAGGAGGATCTGGTTGCAGTATTGCGTGGATAAAATAA